The Chitinophagaceae bacterium nucleotide sequence GGCGCACACTGGGAATCAGTTCCTGCCAGTCGGTATCGGGAGCCGAACGGGTGATGGTTACAAAATTGCTGGCAATGAACACGGCTTTCACAAAAGGAAAACCAAAGAGTTCCTGTGCCAATGGAGAAGCTTCTGCTGTAGAAACTTCAGGGAAATCGATGCTCTTTCCGGGATACAGGAGTTTGTTCGCTACAAACTTCATTGTTTCCGGGTTAGGGGTCATTTCTGTATAAATGCTGATAACGGGGTTTCCTGTTTGAATCATAATCGAGAACTTTAAGCCCCCCTTCGCCAAGGCTATGGTGGGTAAAACAAAAATAACAAGATTTACCGGTCTTTGTTTTAAGATTGACCAATTTGAGACAAATCCCCCTGTAATGCCCTTAAAAATTCCCTGTATCGTAAATTGCAGCCAGAAGCAGGGGCGGAAAACCGATCTGAACATCCTTTTGATTATCTTCATTTCAAACACATTCACCTTTAAACAGACCGTTTATGCAAAGAGAGTTAGCCAGCTGGTACAGCCCCTCGTTAGGAAGAGAAATGCCCATTGTTACATACGGTCATTATGGCTTTGCATTGCTGCTTGTACCAACAGCCGCTGCTGATTATTTAGAGTATGAGCGTTTTCAGCTGATTGATACCTTAAAACCGTGGATCGAAGCCGGAAAAGTAAAAGTGTTTTCTGTTAACAGCATGAACACAGAAAGCTGGATGAATAATGAAATGCAGGGTGAACACAAAGCCATCCGCCATAACCAGTTCAATGAATATATTTATAATGAAGTGATCCCGTTTATCCGCAACAGCACTTCATGGGATACACAGATCATCGTAAGCGGTGCTTCATTTGGTGCATTGCACAGTATGAATTTATTTTTGAAACGCCCCGATCTGATTAATGGTGTATTGGCCATGAGTGGCGTGTATGATCTTACGGAATACACCAAAGGATTTTATGATGAACAGGTGTATTACAACAGCCCCATGCATTATATGCCCAACTTAACTGATCATAATGTTTTGGAACAAATCCGCAGAAGCAATCACATCCACATTTTTAGTGGAAGCGGTGCGTATGAAGATCCATCAAGCAGCGGTCGCTTTGCGAAAATTTTATACGATAAGAATATTAATTACGAACTCGATATCTGGGGTGAAGAGTGGCCGCACGACTGGAATACATGGAGACATTTGATGCCGCATTATATGGAAACGAGGTTTTAAAAGTAACCGCTAAGTCGCAAAAGACGCCAAGCCTTATTAGAAGAATATCTCTTATTTTTCATAGCACCTTGGTGCCTTTGCGGTGAAAAACTCAATGATTCACAACAGTCCCGATTGATCCTTTTTCTGTTTTCGTTAATTCAAATACTTTCTGCGGGGTCAGTTCTTTTTCCGTTTGATGCGAAACATACAGAATAGCTGATTCACTTTCTGCTGCAATTTTATTAATAAGCTGAATTACTTTGTTTGCATTGTGATCATCCAATCCAGCCAGCGGTTCATCAAGAATTAATAGTGGCGGATGTTTCACCATCGCTCTTGCAATCAATGCCATCCGTTGTTCGCCGGAAGAAAGATCAGCAAAAAATTTATTTGCCTTCCGTTCCATTGATAAGAGTTGTAACCACTCATGTGCTGCACGTTTCTGCATATCACTTGGAATGGTATACAAACCAATTGAATCCACATAACCGGAAATGATCATTTGCTCCAATGTATGTCTTGTGCTGAACAGATCTGTCATGGCAGGAGTGAGATAACCAACTTTATTTTTTATTTCCCAAACCGTTTCACCACTGCCTTTCTTTCTGCCGAAAATAAACAGCTCCTGTCCATACCCTTTTACATTATCACCGGTGATCATCGTAAGCAAAGTTGTTTTACCGGAGCCATTGGGGCCTTTCAGTTGCCAGAACTCTCCGGCATGAATGGTCCAGTTGATGTTTTGTAAAACCGGCCTGCCATCATAACTCACATTCACATTAGCAAACCGAACCAGTTCATCTGTTGTTAAATTATATGTGTGAAGTGGTGCCGGGATCGTTTGTTCTGTTGTTGCTTCTTCTTTCTCTTCAGCTGGGTTGAATGGAACTGCTTCTCCTTTTTCAGTAAGAGTAATTCTGTTCTTTATAAAATCAAGTGCATCTCTTTGCCGGTGCAGCAATTGTATAATGGGTGTATGTTCTGCAATTTTTCCTAATTCAATTCTTAGTGATTGTTGTGCTTCCACATCAAGATTGTCAAATACATTATCAAGAATAAGCAGACCCGGTTTTTGTGCTAAGAGGTGTTTCAGTAATGCTTTCTTTTGTTCACCACTCGACATAGAGCGAAGGCTTTGCCTTGCCGCATCTTCAATTCCTGAAGATCCATGAATCTCTTCTTCCAGTAAAAACTGCTGCATTCTGTACGAAGAAAAAAGTGCTGCTTCTGTTTCATTGAACTGTTCAAAAACACCGGTCGCTTTTTTATCGAGCAGCTGCTGAATAAAAAAATGTTTGTTAAATGCGTTGGAAAGAAATACGAGGTAGTGTTGCATGTTCATCTGCCTATATTCGTCTGAGCAACAAATAAACAACTATTTTTCTATCTGCCGTAAGCGCTTTGTTTCGGATTATAGTTTCACCGGTTTAACAGTATAGCCCTGTTTTCTCAATAAAGCAATCACACCAATATCACCACCTAAGTGTGCGGCACCAACTGCAAAAAAGCAGGAAGCCTTCTGCATATTTGCTTTCATCACCGGAATCCAGTTGCTGTTTCGTTTAGTTAGCAATTCTGCTTCAGCATTTAACTCATCCGTTCCCTGTTGTGTTAAATTGAAGATAGAATCAATATCCTGTGTTTTATAAATGCTGATTAATTTTTCAAACTCTGTAACCTGGTTCTGAAAATCGTTTACCATCTCTTTCAGGTTAGCCACTTCTACACTGTCAGGTATAGCATCAAACACAGCGATTTGATCTTCGATTGTTTCCAGTCCTTTAATTTCTTTTTTATTTTTTGCCGCCATTGTCATGAAAGTTTGTTCATACGATTCACGGGTTGGGCAGTTGAGTGTTTTTTCTGTGAGCATGCTCATCAGCATAAATGGTTTGAACGTATTGAACATCGCAGCAGAAGATCCGGTTATTTTTTTATAACTGCTGTCGAACCGTTTAAACGCAGTGTCACCAAACAGTTGTTTGATGGTTTGTCCCTTCGGTAATTGCAGCAATGTCATCATCTTCATGATCATTGCCGGGTCGTCCATATCAATTTCAAGAAAAACAGCATCGGCACTCAGGAATTTCTCCTTCAGTGTTTCAGGGAAAAAGAAATCTTCTTTGCAGATGATATGCACTGTGCCAAAGAGATAAGAGGATTGCTGCAAACCGTTGCCGCTGATTTCCCATAGCAGGCTGCTTTTTTCTTTTGTTTGAGCAATTGAAGAAAAAGAAATCAAAAATAAAAGGCAGGAAAGCAGTTGCAGTTTTTTCATAATTATTTTTTGTGATGCCAGGTATAAAACATCAATCTTCATTCATTTCATCAACAATCTTTTTCAGCCTTTCAATATGCTGACCATACAATTTACGAACATACCATTTATTGGCGAAGTAAATGGGAATAGTAAATACAATAGCTGCAACAAACAGAACAGCGGATGATTTCAGCAGGAAACTTGTCGTTTTTACTGCTGGAACAGAAGCAGCTTCCGGTGAATACAATAAAACAATCAATCCTGTTATAACAAAAACAACCGGGACCAATAAGGTACCGGAGATCATGTAAAACCGTACATACTTCTCCAGTGTAACCAGCTGCATTTTTAAATTCGATTTTATTTCACAGCTTACACATTCCATTTGATTGAGCAGTCTTCTTTTCCGCAGGTAATAAAAAACATAGAACACACCAATTACCATGAGCATCCAGGCGGCACTGAGCATTCCACCGGAATAATTTAAAAAATAGTAAGTCACAGTGAAAACATAAATGATAACAATTAACAGCAACTCTATTAACAGGTTGCGTTTCATTTTTGCAATGGGGCTTTTTGATTTTTTTTGCAGCAGTGCCTGCAGCTCATCTGCCGACGGGCCTTGTTCTTTGCTTCCCACATCGCTCCACATTTCTTTTAACTGATCAAGTTCCATATGCCTGTGCTTTAGTGAGTGTTCTTAATTTTTCTTTTATGCGGTTCATTTTTACACGAAGTGTGCCGCTGCTGATACCGAGAATCTCTTCCATTTCGTCATAACTTTTATCCTCCAGGAAAAGCATCACAATAGCTTTTTCCACTTCGGTTAAGCGGCTGATGGCTGCATACATTTCCTTCAGCTTCTCTTCTTTTAGTTTTTCTTCATCCGTATCCGCCTGTTCTGTTGGTATAAATTCCGGAAAGCTGAGTGCTACTTTTCTTGATTGCTTCCGCAGGTTGCTGATGGCTGTGTTCAATGCAATACGGTACATCCAGGTGCTGAACTTTGCTTCGCCACGAAAAGAATCAAATGATTTCCACAGCTGAATAACAATTTCCTGGTACAGGTCATCCTTGTCCGCATCATTGCGGCCATAGAGGTGACACACCTTTCTTATAATGCCCTGGTTTTGATTTACCAGTTGCAAAAATTCCTGTTCAGCGGTTTCGATCATTCAACCAGTTGGTTTTTGTATTTGTTGTACAAAAATCAATTAAGTTACACGCAAATCTTTTTTTGAATGAAATATTCATAAAAAATTATCCCTGCCCGACTTTGTCATTCAGGCGGGGAGCTAATTTATTCACATAGCGATGATAATTTTTTATGGATATCCTATGTGGCCAAAAATCAATAAAAAATAACACATGAAAAAAATGTATCATCTCGCCAGCTGCACCACCTGCCAGGCAATTATCAGGGAAACAAAAGTGGTAAAGGCGGGAACAGAAATGCAGAACATTAAAGAAGAAAAGATCACTCCATTACAACTGGAAGAAATGAAAAACCTTTCGGGCAGTTATGAAGCACTGTTCAGCCGCCGTGCATTAAAATACAAAGAGCTTGGTCTCAAAGACAAACAACTCACTGAAGACGATTATAAAAACTTTATACTGGAAGAATATACCTTTCTGAAACGACCCGTTACCATCTTCAACGGTAAGATCTTTATCGGCAATGATAAAAAAACGGTAGAGGCTTTGAAGAAGGCGGTGAAATAGTCCCGCCTGTTAAATGTTTGTCATTTTTTATCAATCATTGCTGTTTACAGTTTATAATCCGACCGGACAGGTAGACAAAATGAAAATAAACTGTATTTTTATCTGCGGTCAACAGCACTTAGCTACCGATCGTTAGATGTTTGCCGAATACTTTGAAGCAATAAACCTTTTATTATGAGCAAATTTCCGGGCTACCTGCTGAGCAGTCATTTCCCATCGAGGCAAACGGTGGTTTCATTTACGGATGAATTAATCAATTACCTGTTCCCGGTTATCCATGATCCCAAATCCTTTGATCAGGCAGAAATAAAAATGCAGGCATCCCTGCAAAAAAAGCTGATTGAAATTCTTACACCACTCTCTCAGAACTATTCAATTGATGTAGAAGAAATAGCAGAACATTATTTTGATGAACTGCCCGACATTAAACAGCAATTGATTGAAGATGCAGAACTTATTCTTGAATTTGATCCAGCTGCCAAATCGCTGGAAGAAGTGGTGCTTTCTTATCCTGGTTTCCAGGCAATCATAGTTTACCGTTTAACGCATGTGCTGTATCAGAAACAGATTCCTATTTTACCACGTATGATGAGTGAGCTGGCACACAGTCGCACAGGGATTGACATTAACCCGGGTGCTGTAATTGGCTGCCCGTTTTTTATTGATCATGGAACCGGTATTGTAATTGGTGAAACAAGTGTAATTGGAAAGAATGTAAAAATGTACCAGGGAGTTACCTTAGGTGCACTTGCTGTAAGAAAAGAAGATGCACAGTTCAAACGTCATCCAACAATAGAAGACAATGTGGTGATTTATGCTAACAGTACTATTCTTGGTGGTAAAACGGTCATTGGTCACGACAGTATTGTAGGCGGCAACACATGGATTATTGAAAGTGTAATTCCGCACAGTGTAGTGTATACAAAAAATCAAATCATTATCGCCGATAAAAAAGATTTTACCGAACCGTTAAACTTTATCATTTAAATTTTTTATAAACGAAAACAGATGAAAGCAAATAACATTTTAGAAACAATTGGCAACACGCCGCATGTAAAGATCAACCATTTATTTTCTGCTGATGTGGAAGTATGGAGCAAACTGGAAAGAGCAAATCCCGGAGGAAGTATCAAAGACCGTATTGCATTAAGCATGATTGAGGATGCAGAGAAAAAAGGTTTATTAAAACCCGGCAGTATCATTATTGAACCAACAAGTGGCAACACAGGTATTGGTTTGGCAATGGTAGCTGCAGTAAAAGGATACGAAATTATTTTAGTGATGCCCGAGAGTATGAGTATTGAGCGACGCAAACTCATGAGTGTATACGGTGCAACATTTGAATTAACGCCCCGTGAAAAAGGAATGAAAGGTGCTATTGAAAAAGCAAAAGAATTAATAGAAGCAACTCCCGGCAGCTGGATGCCACAGCAGTTTGATAACCCTGCGAATATTGAAGTGCATGCAAAAACAACTGCACAGGAAATCATTGCTGATTTTCCGGAGGGACTGGATTATTTAATTACGGGTGTTGGTACTGGCGGACATATTACCGGTGTTGGCCGTGAATTAAAAAAGAAATTCCCTAATATAAAAGTATTTGCTGTTGAGCCGGAGCTATCTCCGGTAATCAGCGGTGGTGCTCCTTCACCACATCCCATACAGGGAATTGGTGCAGGGTTTATTCCTGCCAACCTGGATGTAACTGTTCTGGATGGTGTGATACAGGTAAGCAAAGATGAAGCATTTGATTATGCCCGCCGTTCAGCAAGTGAAGAAGGAATTTTCCAGGGAATTTCAAGTGGCGCAACCATGGCTGCAACTGCAAAGAAAATTCCTGAAATGGCGAAGGGAAGCCGTGTACTGATTTTTAATTACGATACAGGCGAACGCTATTTCAGTGTTGATGGTTTATTTTAATCAATAAATTTCTGTTCAATAAAAAAAGACATCGGTGATCGATGTCTTTTTTATTAGGGTAAACCTGCCCTTTCATAATATCTCCTTCAATTTGATATTCTTTTGGCCGCAATTACTTATTTTCAATTGCCATGAATCCCGCTGCTGAAATCATTTACTACTACCTCCTGCTGTACACACTTGGATGTGCCTCACTCGCTTTCATGTATCACCTCGTATTGTACGTTCAAAGAAAAGAAAGACTGTTGCTGTATTACTGGGTTTATCTGTTATTGCTTTCTTTATTTTTGTTAAGTAGGGTATTATTGTCAAAAGATCAAAGCGGCCATGCACACAGTACCTGGCTCTTTCAATTCTGGGACGAGTTATTGCAACTTCTTTTTTATTATGGCTATATTGAATTTGTAGGGCGTGCTCTCGATATCCGTCCGCATAGCCACCGCAAACTTTATTTTTTCTGGAAAACACTTTCAACAATTATTTTGCTGATCGCTGTATGTCATGTAGTGCTGATGCTCACTCATACAATTGAAATCCGCAACAGGTATTTATTCCGTGGATCGAGGTTGCTGCTGATCGTTATTTCACTGGTTGTGCTTCTTATTTATGCATTCAGAAAAACAACCGTGTTTCAACGGTACATACTTGCCGGTTCTTTAATCTTCCTCGTAACTGGTGCTCTTGCTTTTGCCTCTTATGTGTACCATTTCAGTATTGGAAATATTTATGCCCTCGGCTTTACGTTTATTGGTGAAGTGGCTGATGTGCTTTTATTTTCTGCCGCTATGGGCTATCGCCTCCGCATTACTTATGAAGAAAAGGAAAAGGCTATGAAAGAGCTGGAAGAACAAAGGGAGCTTGTGAGGCAAAAAGATATCGAACGGGTAGAGGCGGTTATGGAAACCCGTTACCAGGAAAGAAACCGAATTGCCCGTGAACTGCACGATGAGGTTGGCTCCTCACTCAGCAGCATCAATATCTTCAGCACGGTGGCAGATCAATATATACAACAGAACCAGGCAAAAGCGGGTGAGCTCGTGAATAAAATCAAACTCACATCAGAAAAAGTGATGGAAAACATGAGTGATCTTGTTTGGGCCATCAATGCAGAAACCGACGATACACAAAGCCTGGTAATACGTATCCGTCAGTTTGCATCATCCCTGCTTGATGCAAAGAACATCCGGCTTGAAATAGAAACAACGGAACCTGTTCAGCAACTCCTGTTAAAAACAGACGCCAAAAAAAACATTCTGCTTGTATGCAAAGAGGCCGTTAACAATATTGCCAAATACAGCGGTGCATCAGCAGCTTTTATACAAATTCATATAAAAGAGGAGCAGCTTCATCTGCAAATTTCTGATAACGGAACCGGTTTTATTCCCGGTACAACAAGGGGAAACGGCCTGATAAACATGAAAACCCGATGCAAAGAATCAGAAGGCAGTTTTGAAATTAATTCATCGGCTGAAAAAGGAACTTCCATTGTCTGCTCGTTTCCGCTTACTAGAATTAGCAATTGATTATTCCGGTAGAAAGGTTTTAATTTGATAGTATGCCAAAGATAAAAGTGTTGATATATGATGACAATGAAGACAGGAGAGACAGCCTCTCGGCACTGTTGTTGCTGGCAGATGAAATGCAGTGTGTTGGCGACTTTCCTGATTGTTCAAATGTGCAGGAGCAGATCAGAACCCTGCAGCCAAATGTTGTGCTGATGGATATTGATATGCCAAATGTAAATGGTATTGAAGGGCTGAAAATTATCAGGCTTCATTTCCCTGAAGTAAAAGTATTAATGCAAACTGTATTTGAACAGAATGAAAAAATATTTGACAGCATCCGCTTTGGTGCTGCAGGATATATATTAAAAACAGAAACACCAACCCGGATACTTGAAGCAATTCGTTATGTAAATGAAGGAGGTGCAATGATGACGGCATCAGTTGCAGCCAAAGTGTTGCAGTATTTCCGGCAGGAAGCAACACCGGTGGCACAGGCCGATTATGATCTTTCCGATAGAGAAAACGAGGTGTTGAAATTACTGGCCGATGGCAACAGCTACAAAATGATTGCCGGCAAATTATCCATTACATATTTTACCGTGAACGCACACCTGAAAAAGATTTATGAAAAACTGCAGGTACATTCTGCCAGTGAAGCCGTTGCAATGGCTCTGCGTCAAAAACTTGTATAGTCTCTTCTTCTATTACTAATATTAGCAATTGTGCTGTACCGTAAGATTACTGAACTTGTTCTGCATAATAGCAGTAACTATGAAAAGGTTTGTTCTCCTTGTTCTTATAATCTCATTAGCTTCTATTTCACGAGCACAGGATATTGAAGCAATTAATAAATTGAAAGATAGCCTTGAACGTGTTATAAAACAGTTTGAAGTGCAAATGAAAAAGCCCCAGGGGCAGACTAAACAGCAAAAACCGCCTGCATCTTCAACTTCCAAAACAGGTAACCCCTCCGTTACAAATGATGATGATAAGATTTCGCTGCTGCCTAAAAATGCAAAGCTGCTGGCATCCATTCCCGTAAAAACATTATCAGCAGCTGAATTGGTTGTTTACGTCAGCAACATTCAAACAAAACTTCAGCAGCAAAAAGCAAACAGCAAAGAAATTGCAATAGCTACGAGGCTTATGCAAAAATACCCGGTATCAAACCACCACAATCTTGCCTTGTTATTCTTTGCGAAAAAACAATATGTTTCTTCACTGTATGTACTATGCTCTGTAATTAAAAAAAATCCGGCTAACAGTCTTGTTCTAAACAACTTTGCAGCAGTGCTTAACCATGTTGGTTTTCCGCACAAATCGATTCCTGTTTCACAGCATGTTTTAGCCAATGCTTCACAAAGTGCTATGGTAAATAATAACCTGGGGCAGGCTTATTTCCGCCTCGGCGACATGGATAATGCCATCCGCTTTCTGTCTGCTGCCTCCCGCATTGAGCCTTTTCATATTGAAGCCAATGCCACGCAGGGTTATATTAATGAAGCAGGAGGTAACAATACCGCAGCAGCACAGCAATACAGTAATTCGATGAAGGGTGGTTATAACAAAGCTGCCGCTGAGGGTTTAAAAAGAACAAAACCTTCAGATGATGCCGGCAATCATCTTCGCTTACCACCACGAATGAAGTATCCGGAAATGGATGATAATATTCCGTTTGTCTGTCCTTCATTTTCGGGTGGTGATTATTTAGCCTGCGTAACATTTAACTCAAAAATGCATGCAGAAAATGAAGCATGGACAATCGCTCAAAAAGATTATGATGAAAGGGTGGGCCGTGATATGGAGGCCAATGCAATCAACATGATGCGGATGCAGCAATCGGGTGGCAGGATAGCTGCAAAAATGCCTCCGCTGTTTGATAAAGCACAGATGGTAATGGCTAAAGCATACCGGACCTACACAGACGATCTGCAGCGTTATGAAAATGAATTTGCCAAATGGAAAACAGCTTTTGATGAAGAATGGAAGGGAAAACTGAAAGATATGTGTAAGGGTCTGGACCCGGATGCCTGTTGCGCCAAAGAAACTGCCATGTACAACAGCAAAAATGCTGCGTACATGAGCCGTTACCTGAAGTATTGCGAAGATGTTTGGAACAATGCCCGGTGGCATTATAATACAGTTGCATACTGGTATCCTTATGTTGCATCTGTGCCTTTTGCAGCCAGGGACCTTGTATTAGCCAGGGGCATTTTGCTGGGTACTGCTGAAAAACTCACCAGCGTACAGGTAATAGAATATACCTGCAACACATCTTTTGAGCGTACAGATACGGCTACAAAAAATGCAGACTTCAAAGACATCGATTGTCCCGTTAGCATCAATATTCCGCTTGTGATCGGGGATATCAGTTTAACATGCGAATCTTTTAGTGTTGAAATGGGAGAAGGAATTATGGGCGGGTTTGAATATGAATTCGCTTCAGGACAAACAACTATGTATATCGGTGTGGGAGCACAGGCAGAAATGGGTGTAATTAGCCTGGAAGCAAGTGCCACGCAGTTTATTACGTTCGACAATAATTTTAATGTAACAGATATTGGTAATAAAGTTTCTGCAGGCGCTTCGGCAATGGAAATATCTTCCACGCTTGGATTAAATGGAGCAAGTGTTGAAGGCGAAGCCGTATTTGGTGTGAACAGCGGGCTTAATGTAAGTGCAGATGCATCGGTAATGGGACAAAGTATGATGGCAGGAGAAATTCAATTATTATAAAAAATAACACACAATGAAGAAAAGTCTATTTATTGCCCTTGCACTCTTTTCAGTAACTGCAAATGCACAGGACAAGGCCGGCTGCGAAAACGCTGAACCCAAATACATGACCCGTATGCCCGGCTTCTTTATCCGCAGTTGCGAAACAAGTGAATACGATACTTATAAGTACTCTTTTATAAATACAAAAGATAAACGGGAGTATAAAGAAGTA carries:
- a CDS encoding esterase, whose amino-acid sequence is MQRELASWYSPSLGREMPIVTYGHYGFALLLVPTAAADYLEYERFQLIDTLKPWIEAGKVKVFSVNSMNTESWMNNEMQGEHKAIRHNQFNEYIYNEVIPFIRNSTSWDTQIIVSGASFGALHSMNLFLKRPDLINGVLAMSGVYDLTEYTKGFYDEQVYYNSPMHYMPNLTDHNVLEQIRRSNHIHIFSGSGAYEDPSSSGRFAKILYDKNINYELDIWGEEWPHDWNTWRHLMPHYMETRF
- a CDS encoding ATP-binding cassette domain-containing protein, yielding MNMQHYLVFLSNAFNKHFFIQQLLDKKATGVFEQFNETEAALFSSYRMQQFLLEEEIHGSSGIEDAARQSLRSMSSGEQKKALLKHLLAQKPGLLILDNVFDNLDVEAQQSLRIELGKIAEHTPIIQLLHRQRDALDFIKNRITLTEKGEAVPFNPAEEKEEATTEQTIPAPLHTYNLTTDELVRFANVNVSYDGRPVLQNINWTIHAGEFWQLKGPNGSGKTTLLTMITGDNVKGYGQELFIFGRKKGSGETVWEIKNKVGYLTPAMTDLFSTRHTLEQMIISGYVDSIGLYTIPSDMQKRAAHEWLQLLSMERKANKFFADLSSGEQRMALIARAMVKHPPLLILDEPLAGLDDHNANKVIQLINKIAAESESAILYVSHQTEKELTPQKVFELTKTEKGSIGTVVNH
- a CDS encoding TraB/GumN family protein; this encodes MKKLQLLSCLLFLISFSSIAQTKEKSSLLWEISGNGLQQSSYLFGTVHIICKEDFFFPETLKEKFLSADAVFLEIDMDDPAMIMKMMTLLQLPKGQTIKQLFGDTAFKRFDSSYKKITGSSAAMFNTFKPFMLMSMLTEKTLNCPTRESYEQTFMTMAAKNKKEIKGLETIEDQIAVFDAIPDSVEVANLKEMVNDFQNQVTEFEKLISIYKTQDIDSIFNLTQQGTDELNAEAELLTKRNSNWIPVMKANMQKASCFFAVGAAHLGGDIGVIALLRKQGYTVKPVKL
- a CDS encoding sigma-70 family RNA polymerase sigma factor encodes the protein MIETAEQEFLQLVNQNQGIIRKVCHLYGRNDADKDDLYQEIVIQLWKSFDSFRGEAKFSTWMYRIALNTAISNLRKQSRKVALSFPEFIPTEQADTDEEKLKEEKLKEMYAAISRLTEVEKAIVMLFLEDKSYDEMEEILGISSGTLRVKMNRIKEKLRTLTKAQAYGT
- a CDS encoding arsenate reductase — protein: MKKMYHLASCTTCQAIIRETKVVKAGTEMQNIKEEKITPLQLEEMKNLSGSYEALFSRRALKYKELGLKDKQLTEDDYKNFILEEYTFLKRPVTIFNGKIFIGNDKKTVEALKKAVK
- a CDS encoding serine acetyltransferase, with the translated sequence MSKFPGYLLSSHFPSRQTVVSFTDELINYLFPVIHDPKSFDQAEIKMQASLQKKLIEILTPLSQNYSIDVEEIAEHYFDELPDIKQQLIEDAELILEFDPAAKSLEEVVLSYPGFQAIIVYRLTHVLYQKQIPILPRMMSELAHSRTGIDINPGAVIGCPFFIDHGTGIVIGETSVIGKNVKMYQGVTLGALAVRKEDAQFKRHPTIEDNVVIYANSTILGGKTVIGHDSIVGGNTWIIESVIPHSVVYTKNQIIIADKKDFTEPLNFII
- the cysK gene encoding cysteine synthase A, with the translated sequence MKANNILETIGNTPHVKINHLFSADVEVWSKLERANPGGSIKDRIALSMIEDAEKKGLLKPGSIIIEPTSGNTGIGLAMVAAVKGYEIILVMPESMSIERRKLMSVYGATFELTPREKGMKGAIEKAKELIEATPGSWMPQQFDNPANIEVHAKTTAQEIIADFPEGLDYLITGVGTGGHITGVGRELKKKFPNIKVFAVEPELSPVISGGAPSPHPIQGIGAGFIPANLDVTVLDGVIQVSKDEAFDYARRSASEEGIFQGISSGATMAATAKKIPEMAKGSRVLIFNYDTGERYFSVDGLF
- a CDS encoding sensor histidine kinase, translating into MNPAAEIIYYYLLLYTLGCASLAFMYHLVLYVQRKERLLLYYWVYLLLLSLFLLSRVLLSKDQSGHAHSTWLFQFWDELLQLLFYYGYIEFVGRALDIRPHSHRKLYFFWKTLSTIILLIAVCHVVLMLTHTIEIRNRYLFRGSRLLLIVISLVVLLIYAFRKTTVFQRYILAGSLIFLVTGALAFASYVYHFSIGNIYALGFTFIGEVADVLLFSAAMGYRLRITYEEKEKAMKELEEQRELVRQKDIERVEAVMETRYQERNRIARELHDEVGSSLSSINIFSTVADQYIQQNQAKAGELVNKIKLTSEKVMENMSDLVWAINAETDDTQSLVIRIRQFASSLLDAKNIRLEIETTEPVQQLLLKTDAKKNILLVCKEAVNNIAKYSGASAAFIQIHIKEEQLHLQISDNGTGFIPGTTRGNGLINMKTRCKESEGSFEINSSAEKGTSIVCSFPLTRISN
- a CDS encoding response regulator transcription factor, whose protein sequence is MPKIKVLIYDDNEDRRDSLSALLLLADEMQCVGDFPDCSNVQEQIRTLQPNVVLMDIDMPNVNGIEGLKIIRLHFPEVKVLMQTVFEQNEKIFDSIRFGAAGYILKTETPTRILEAIRYVNEGGAMMTASVAAKVLQYFRQEATPVAQADYDLSDRENEVLKLLADGNSYKMIAGKLSITYFTVNAHLKKIYEKLQVHSASEAVAMALRQKLV
- a CDS encoding tetratricopeptide repeat protein, coding for MKRFVLLVLIISLASISRAQDIEAINKLKDSLERVIKQFEVQMKKPQGQTKQQKPPASSTSKTGNPSVTNDDDKISLLPKNAKLLASIPVKTLSAAELVVYVSNIQTKLQQQKANSKEIAIATRLMQKYPVSNHHNLALLFFAKKQYVSSLYVLCSVIKKNPANSLVLNNFAAVLNHVGFPHKSIPVSQHVLANASQSAMVNNNLGQAYFRLGDMDNAIRFLSAASRIEPFHIEANATQGYINEAGGNNTAAAQQYSNSMKGGYNKAAAEGLKRTKPSDDAGNHLRLPPRMKYPEMDDNIPFVCPSFSGGDYLACVTFNSKMHAENEAWTIAQKDYDERVGRDMEANAINMMRMQQSGGRIAAKMPPLFDKAQMVMAKAYRTYTDDLQRYENEFAKWKTAFDEEWKGKLKDMCKGLDPDACCAKETAMYNSKNAAYMSRYLKYCEDVWNNARWHYNTVAYWYPYVASVPFAARDLVLARGILLGTAEKLTSVQVIEYTCNTSFERTDTATKNADFKDIDCPVSINIPLVIGDISLTCESFSVEMGEGIMGGFEYEFASGQTTMYIGVGAQAEMGVISLEASATQFITFDNNFNVTDIGNKVSAGASAMEISSTLGLNGASVEGEAVFGVNSGLNVSADASVMGQSMMAGEIQLL